A DNA window from Desulfovibrio sp. contains the following coding sequences:
- a CDS encoding DUF2325 domain-containing protein, translated as MCVTLIGGMDRLKKDYMAAAEQDGHSLKFITRNERNFVDKIGNPDAMIVFTNKISHEAKRKAVQVARSRNIPLQMVHSCGVSSLRECLKGA; from the coding sequence ATGTGCGTAACCCTGATAGGCGGCATGGACCGACTGAAAAAAGATTACATGGCAGCGGCGGAGCAGGACGGGCATTCCCTGAAGTTCATTACCCGCAACGAGCGCAACTTTGTGGACAAAATCGGCAACCCCGATGCCATGATCGTGTTCACCAACAAAATTTCGCACGAAGCCAAACGCAAGGCCGTGCAGGTGGCGCGCTCACGCAACATCCCTCTGCAAATGGTCCATTCGTGCGGCGTGTCTTCCCTGCGTGAATGCCTCAAGGGCGCATAG
- the trpA gene encoding tryptophan synthase subunit alpha: MNILEQKIRDAKAAGRPALIPFLTAGFPDQSTFWPTLMELDEGDADIIEIGVPFSDPVADGPVVEEASRRALSDGVSLRGILQELIERKGLIQAGVVLMGYLNPFLQYGYEKLARDAARGGVHGFIVPDLPYEEAGPLREALKKEGIALIPLVGPNTSAERMALYDSVGEGYVYVVSVMGITGERNDLAPQVAVTMRRARSAFKLPLALGFGLREPSQLEALSPDARPDAVVFGSALLKHIDAGNSAAEFLARWK; encoded by the coding sequence ATGAATATTCTTGAACAGAAAATCCGCGATGCCAAGGCCGCCGGTCGCCCGGCACTGATTCCCTTTTTGACGGCGGGCTTTCCCGATCAGTCCACCTTCTGGCCCACGCTGATGGAACTGGACGAAGGCGACGCGGATATCATCGAAATCGGTGTGCCTTTTTCCGACCCTGTGGCAGATGGCCCGGTGGTGGAAGAAGCCTCACGCCGCGCCCTGAGCGATGGCGTAAGCCTGCGCGGCATTCTGCAAGAACTCATTGAACGCAAGGGGCTTATTCAGGCTGGCGTGGTGCTCATGGGCTACCTGAATCCTTTTCTGCAATATGGTTATGAAAAGCTGGCGCGGGATGCCGCGCGCGGAGGCGTGCACGGCTTTATCGTGCCGGATCTGCCCTACGAAGAAGCCGGGCCGTTGCGTGAAGCCCTGAAAAAAGAAGGCATTGCCCTTATCCCCCTGGTTGGCCCCAATACCAGCGCGGAGCGCATGGCCCTCTACGACAGCGTGGGCGAAGGCTATGTGTACGTGGTTTCGGTCATGGGCATTACCGGTGAACGCAACGATCTTGCGCCTCAGGTGGCGGTGACAATGCGTCGTGCGCGTTCTGCTTTCAAGTTGCCGCTGGCGCTTGGCTTTGGCCTGCGCGAGCCTTCCCAACTTGAGGCTCTATCGCCTGATGCGCGGCCCGACGCCGTTGTTTTCGGCAGCGCCCTGCTCAAGCATATTGATGCGGGCAACAGCGCCGCCGAATTTCTGGCCCGTTGGAAGTAG